In Mauremys reevesii isolate NIE-2019 linkage group 13, ASM1616193v1, whole genome shotgun sequence, the sequence ATCCAAGGGCGCCAGCGCCGAGCACCGGGGGGGTAGGAGGGTCCTGGCTCCTGGCCGGTGTGTCAGAGCTGGCCGGGGGGGAAGGTGCCTTGTTCCTTTAAAGCGCGATCGCCGGCCGCAGGGCTGAGCCCAGGTTGAGGGAGCCCCGGCTGCGGCGGGATTCGCCCCCTCCCCGAGGCTCAGCACGTTGCGGGGACGATGAGTTGAGCAGCCGCTGGCACCGCCTCCCCCGGGCGCCTGCtccgcagcagcagcacctggggaCCGCGCCCCTGCGGCAGCTGCCGGGCTCCCCACGCGGTGCCTGCCCGGGCCCGGCCCGGTTTGTATTTGCATTTGCTGCCCTCGCCCCGAGCCGGGCGCGGCGATGGCTCGGGGCTCCGGCTGGCTGGCGGCGGccgcgctgctgctgctcctggcgcCCGGCTCGGAGGCCGGCTGCGCGGAACTGGGGCGCTGCTGCCGGGGCAGAGACCTGGCTTGTGTCAGCAGCGGCTGGAGACCGGACCGATCCCACGGCGCCTGCTACTGCGACCAGGCGTGTCCCCGCACCATGGACTGCTGCCACGACTACCCGCAGGCCTGCCCAGGTGGGTGAGGGCACGGGCTGTGCCAGCGGGGCTGCACCCCCAGGGGCCGAGCACTCAGCACCCATAAGTCACTTTGAAGGTGCCTGGCACCCATAGGTGCCACCTGCCTGTGGGTCTCAAGGCGAGGCAGTGAGCACCCATGGGTCTCCttgaagccccccccccccgtgcgtGTGGGGGGCCAGGAAGAGGTGCCAAGTCCCCTCAGGGTTTGGCTCAATATTTGTTACTTTGCCCTGGGTTTTACTGACTAGGGTCTGTGCTGCTGGGCAGCTCCTGGTCCGATCTGAAAAATGCCCAGTGGATAAACGCCTTGCAGTCTCCCTTAGCACCCCCCCCTTTTTTCTGGTGTTTAGAATTTAAAGGGGTGCCATTAACTGGAAAGTAATCTAGTCTggttaaaacaaaaaatggctAAAGAGTAGTTTCAGATCCCACACCTGCCCCAAGTTTCTTCTCCGTTTCGGTATCGTGTGGGACTGTAATGTGTGTCTGTTTTCAGAAGCATCCCTTGTTAGTGTGTGTAACCTCCCACCCCAACAACAGAGGGAACTGGCTGTGCAGGAGAAACCCCCAAACAGGCCATCACAAATGCACACAATACACAGGCTGGTTTTCTCTCATCTCTTCCAGTTATAGGAACCCCAGGCACTACTTATAACAAGAGTAGGTAAAACTTTCTGAGGCAGCAGTATGATGATACATTTATGGTTAAGATTACGGTCAACTAACCTTCATGACATGTCATGAGGCTACTCAGGTGAAGTTTATTATTTTAGTGATACGTgtatcactatagtatctgagcacctctacAAGTATTAATTACATTTCAGAAACTTCTGTGGAATAAGGAAATAATAGCTCCATttgacagagggaaactgaggcacagagcttaaatgactttcccaagatcacacaggaagtcttgtaacagaaatggggaaagaacccagatctcttgagtcccagtcctgtgcttaaATCACAAGACCTGCTTTCCTCTCATTAATGAATTGCTAACTCTAggaccagatcctctgctggtgtaaattgctaCAGCTCCTCAGAAGTCAGCATGCTCTCAAACTCTGTACGGGTTCGGGCTGGGATGTGAGCGGGCTGGACCCTGAGCCCCAGTCCATGGGCAGTTGTGTTTTCATATTGATGTGCAGTTCACAATGGCAGGGGAGTGGAGCAAGCAATAAAATGCTTTAGAGCAAAGTGCAAATCTTTAATCAGGGAGGTAACTTTGTCCAGAGACTGGTGTAATCACCTGCCTGTTTCCCACAAGCAATTTCCTCAGAGTcagatgtgcacacacacagtattcTTAGGTGTCCTAGTCTCGGTCTCCATATTTTTTCTCAGTTTGGCTCTGCTCTAACAAAGTTTTCAAACATTTCCGTGATCTCTTGGGAGCACTACTTTGAGAGAAAATTCCCTGTGGAAAATGActtcatttaattatttttaaattgaatttagtGTTGGTGAAAGGGGCTGGGTTGGCAGTTCTGGAGACTGAAAACTCCTGTGTACCCAACATGCACAGCATGGATTGCAGCAATGCAAACGACATCTGCATTGTCTCAGCCCTGACTTAGAGGGATTAACTCAAGTGACTGAGCTCTTCTCTCATCCCTGTTCTGACTTGGCTCCTCTAGGCTGAGGCTGCCAATGAGGGGGTCTGTCCTGTTGGTGCTAGATGTCAGGATGGCTTTTAGTGGTGTGGACACAGGCCCACTGGGAACTGAACTGTTTCACATGTGGGGAGTGTTTGAAGTACAGACACATCATGATTCCCAGTGACCGTGCCCTAGGGCGGGGGGTCTcacaatttttttggtggcctcagagtgctttgcatgttcttgattttttttattttatttttttttggtaaaagtgGTTGTCTGTACAACAATtctgaagtaaatttaaaaatactttgacaTAATAGAACtccaaataataatgataaaacatttctgcaaataggtccacattttttatttcagaaagacAAATATATTAATCCAGTCCAGTAATAATGATATGAACAACAAACCTAATCCTATTATATTGTATGTTAGAAATACAGTATGATAAAAGTTCTGGGTTTTACCACATCCATTGTATAGATCAGATTAATTGCAAAAACTCAGCAGCTCTTTGAAAGGAAAGTCTGCAGGATCTCGGCTCTCCTGTGAAATTAGAAGAGACACTTTGAGGTTAGCATCAGCGAGGCAGTTTCAGTACTTGTTTTTCAGGAAATGAAGTGCACTGAATGCCTTCTCACACAGTAGTAGAAAACAGGGACAAGCAAAGCAACTTTAGCTATGGGCTTGGAGGTGTCCTCAAACAGGTACACATTATTCCAGAACTCCTGTACTGTACCACCAGGCTGACTGAAGtatgttttcattcttgaatCATTGCACATTTTCAGCATAAGAGATTTGAGATTCCTTAAATCCAAAGAGTCAAAGGAAGCTAATCTGTCTTGAAAGGCAGTTAGTTtgtttgcagccaaaaaagctgAACCGGAATTGTTGAATGGGTCAGTCACAAAGGTGTACTGATGGAAAAAGTTTCCCTCACTGAAACACTTTTCAAGATCCTCCAACAGGATACTCAGCTGTAACTGAATACCTAAGCTGACTTTTTGCTTTACATTTTCATCCTGACAGCTGAGAAACTGACTAAGCtcgtggtttttaaaaaaacaaaacaaaactcaaagTCCCATTCCTCTTGTAGGTGCTGGACAATGTCGGTGATTGTCATTCTAAATATATTAATTATTTCAATGCTATCAAATATTGTTAGCTGAGGTTTCTGAAGCTCCAGGTTCAAAGAAGCAAGCTTTGGTAAAAACTCTTTCAAAAAGAGCAGGTAACCATGTACTTCTGGATCTTGTAGTTTTTGGGACAGTTCTGGTGAAACTTTTATTCAAAACCTTGGGGAGCTCTTCTGAGAGCTCAAACAGCCTCTGTACACGGTCACTAAGCCAGTGGACTGGATTGTAATTCAGCAGCACCTTGTGTGTTTcacaccggtctggggggctctgcattttatttaattttaaatgaagcttcttaaacatttaaaaaaccttatttactttacacacaacaatagtttagttatatattatagacttatagaagagaccttctaagaatgttaaaatgtattactggcacgcgaaaccttaaattagagtgaatgaatgaagacttggcacagcacttctgaaaggttgccgacccctggtttagagcatcttcattaaagtgctacagcagtgcagttgCACCACTGCAGAATTGTAAGGGTAGACCTGCTGCTGATGTCCTTGGTTAAAGGAactgcagagcagggggagggagggtgtgaaacaaacaaaataacccCTCACTCCCTttctctttatatatatatatatatatatatatatatatatataaaaaaatcttgCTTTTCTTAGTTTAGAACTATCAAGTCATATCTTCCTTGAAGGCCTCCTTGGAAGACTAGGTAACTGAAGTGGAAGAGTTCTCAGCCCTCAGCTGAAGAGACTGGGGGTTGAATTATTAACCAGGAGAACTTTCTTCCCAATTGTATGCCAGGTATTGGAATTAACAAAAACCTAATTAGAGAGAGAAgatggatggattttttttttttttattggaccaatttctgttggtgaaagaggccAGCTTTCAAGCTACTCAGTTTTTCTGCAGGCTTGGGAAAGCTGACACTCTGAGTCACCCTAAATAGAATTAACTGCCCACTTCACTTtgaacacctctgcagtcataggacacagagggttagtgggttagaGATTGCCATAATgagtcataaatccagtgtctttttATTAAgaccatggtttttagtgtctaacaaagtcatgaatttaagctcccggGCTTATCTTTTGAAGGTGCGgcacaggtttcctttgaggacaaagACTGAGAGGTCACATGtgaagtgatcattttgtgaaaagtgttcacccgcAGATGGCATAGTATTTTTGTGTCTCATCATTTTTCTCTGAGAGctcatttgagagtgtagtgattcTGACTTTGCCCACATAGGTGGTGGTAGGACATTTAGTGTACTGGGTATggtgttgtgataggcatgtgtaggactgACGGATCTTGAAaggcgtgtgtgtggggggtgttgtCTGTAGGTTTATGCATCTGTTCTTCTGGCAAGGGTGGTGAACTTTTGAGATGCTTGCTTATGATCTTGCAAGGTTGGGGGAATTGTCTGAAGACCACAAGAGGGCGTTGGGAAGggtttctttcaggatgtggtccccaaaAATCCCGTAATTGACTGTCAATCCTGTTTCCTCTCAGTTAGGTTTCACTCCCAGCGATGGTTAGATTGAGCAGCAGTCAGGAATAGCTGActttatgtatgtatttaaaaaaaaaatccaataatttAGCTGTGCAATACTTGATGTATGTAACCATGTGATTCCTTACTGTTACCCCTGTCCTCCCTTACTCCTTGTCTCCTATTGTTTGTCAGTCACTGTTGAGTCTTGTTCACAACCTAATTTGAAACTCTTGGGTTGGggcactgtttttgttttttgttttgtttttcccctgcacaGTTTTATATACCACCTAACGTAATGGGCCCTTGAACATGACTGGAGCCTTCAGGCATTACTGTAATCCAAATAATAACACTTTCCTTGTTATATAATGCTCCTAGTTTCCCAGTTGTCTATAGAGTCTTCCAAGAAAACAAGGAATGGTAACGGCCAAATTTCTAGTGTATAAAActagcagggaaaaaaaaatcttttcatgcATTATAAATAAACCAAAAAGGCAAGTACAATTTTTCTTCTTTGTAGGTCACTTTTGCAAAAGCTGCCAAAATTTGCAGCAAACCACCTGTTATGAATACTGGTTATTGTGATGTATAAATAAATGATAGTATTTTGAAACAGTACCATCTAGTGGTGTATTGTAGGTATAACAATGTACTAGCCACTGAATTATGTCCAAAAATACATGGTCATTTTCCGTAAAGAAACAACTTGGAGCAAAAGATATTAGTAATGGTTCATTTATACTGGATGCAAGGAACTCAAATGTATTTGATATTGAATCATATCTCTAGACTGTTTCAAATTATTTTTCCTCACTACAGATTTACTTTATTCAAGTAATAttacaattaaatatttaaagtgtAGTGGTGACTGAAAATGAGGTGGGGATGAGGAATCTGATTTCAAACTATGGAGGTGCTGAAAAAATTAGCATCAggtaagcaaaaaaaaaagggtggggagTGATCTAGTGAGCAGAGCATGGGAACTGGACTTGGGACATGTTCTTAACTGATGTGAACTTggcggggtgggaagaggcagagattgggtggggcattgggggaaggggtggagtgaggatCAAGCACCTCAGGGGAAATGAGGGAGTCAGCACCTGTGGTCAGTaccattagccccattttacagatggggaaactgaggcttggAGCGGGGGAGATGGctggctcaaggtcacacagctggcttggggcagagccgggaatagaactcaggactCCTGAGTCTCAATCCAGAGCTATGTCCTGCCTCTGAGGATCTCATTACTCTACAAATGTTGATGAATTTTCACCTCGAAGCAGCTCATGGGATGCACTGTTTGTCATCTCACTCTTACCTTGTACTCCCTGGTCTGTCCGACTGTATCTGCCTGTTGTCTCTTGGcttagatggtaagctctttgggataggCACCATCTCTTTATTGTGTGTTTCTACAGCACTTAGCAAGCTCTCAGCCCTGATTGGGGTCGGTAGGTGCTATTACAGTACAAATAAATGATTATAATATTTATTCCTAtctcagatgaggaaactgaagcacagagatgcaatgacttgcccaaggtcacatagggaaACTTGTGGCAGATCCAGCCAGGGATAGGAAACCAGTTCTCCCAACACTCAGTTTTGTTGAGTGATTAGAGCATAAGACTATCTCCAATACCCTGAtggacttcatttttttttttaaatgttccccCTGCTGCTTAGTCCTGTAACTATTTCAGCTTGTGGTTCCCAGGTAGCCTgtggcagtggctctcaaccaggagtccgggggaccctggggggctgcaagcaTGTTTCAggagggtctgccaagcagggcctgCATTaaactcgctggggcccagggcagaaagtcgGAGCCCCACTGCACGGGGCCCTGAGCCCTACCTCCTGGGACGGAAGCAAAGCCTGAGCAATGGAGCTTTGTGGGggaccctgtggcatggggccacgGGCAGTTGCCATGCTTGGTACCCCCTAAGGCCAACCTTGGCTTTTATATGGAGAAATACAGTTgtcgtggcacaggtgggccatggactTTTTATAGCATGGGGGGGGACCTCAGAAAGAGAGAGgatgagaacccctggcctatggGCCAGTTTAAGGACCATGCGCTCATTCAGTCGTGATAGGACCAATGCCCTAGAGTTCTGTTCTAGTCCAAAGTTTGCTGGATGCCTGGATGAAACTACCACCCAGGCGGATGAGAGGCCCTGGGGAAGATGGAACCCTTGGTGGTTCTGCGTAAATATTTCCCGAATGAGCAGTAACAGAGGCAGCAAAAACATAAACATGCACTGAATAAACCCAGAATGCTGCTATTTCTAAATATTATTGTAATGCTTGTGTTACTAGTACAAGGCCCAATGACCCCATTCCAGGGACAAACTTCACAGACTTCTCTACCATGTTTGCTTTGGTGACTGTAAAGGGTAAGGAGAGGGTCTTTATTTGAAATCCTAAAATATTATTCTGGGTAAATTtacctttttgtgtgtgtacaggccACTTGGCCATAAAAATAGGCATAACCGTTTTACAGCAGTGCTTCCTTGCTGCAGTGTAGCTACGTGGGTGCAAAACCCCTTAACACACAGACTAGCCTGAGTTGTTGAAACTTCCTCCAGGGTCAAGTACTTTCCTGCGATGAGAGCATGGGGCCTTCCACTGAAACTGCTGGGAAGTGCTCTGTGTGTGACCGAATATGGCAGGCAGTCTCGGTTGGCTGCAAACTCAGCATCCCACAGCTTTAGTCAGGGGAAGGTTCCTGTATGTGAGCGATTTCTGCAGCCTACATTGTTGTTTCTCACCCCACTCCCAGAGGTCTCCTGTGCTGTATCCGAGTGGAGTGACTGGAGTGGTTGTGCAGAGCCTTGCCGGGCAACATATCGAGTTCGGAGGAGACACGTCGTGCAGGAGCCTAGAAACGGAGGCGAGGCGTGTCCTCCTCTGGAGGAGAAGGCTGGCTGCGTGGAGTATTGGAACCAGGAAGGAGCTGAGTGCAAACAGTCCCTTAGTAAGTGCATTGAAAACGCAACCTCTTGGGCACATGGCTGAGTCCTGGGCTGAAGAGGGATTGTTTGAATCCAGGGGTCTGGCCACTAAATCTTTTCTGTAGTGTTTGTTGGCTGGAGTTATTTGCAGATAAAGcc encodes:
- the LOC120381044 gene encoding somatomedin-B and thrombospondin type-1 domain-containing protein-like isoform X2; the protein is MARGSGWLAAAALLLLLAPGSEAGCAELGRCCRGRDLACVSSGWRPDRSHGACYCDQACPRTMDCCHDYPQACPEVSCAVSEWSDWSGCAEPCRATYRVRRRHVVQEPRNGGEACPPLEEKAGCVEYWNQEGAECKQSLIPALITTGGYGNARKKRAASSENERSGYCVEFQITAITEGCLQGSSSYTQWMRYLSKGHTVCVECQHPALDSRSLHCYGDGSGSEKSVLHGSVLLNKNVL
- the LOC120381044 gene encoding somatomedin-B and thrombospondin type-1 domain-containing protein-like isoform X1; the encoded protein is MARGSGWLAAAALLLLLAPGSEAGCAELGRCCRGRDLACVSSGWRPDRSHGACYCDQACPRTMDCCHDYPQACPEVSCAVSEWSDWSGCAEPCRATYRVRRRHVVQEPRNGGEACPPLEEKAGCVEYWNQEGAECKQSLIPALITTGGYGNARKKRAASSENERSGYCVEFQITAITEGCLQGSSSYTQWMRYLSKGHTVCVECQHPALDSRSLHCYGDGSGSEKNQLLHWQAMGNPRCRGTWRRVRQLDTCSCPSVHSFLFI